In the genome of Candidatus Binataceae bacterium, one region contains:
- a CDS encoding OB-fold domain-containing protein: MSNYYLPFGLPVPVPEHDGLSKPYWDGLRKETIMVQRNPRTGVYQFPPQWICHDTQTFDVEWVAVEPKGVIYSWTRAGHPVHPALKDACPYIVVVVELPHAGGVRMLGNLLGDPRQTFRIGTPVESVFEHHNDSEPKFTLLQWRVSERC, from the coding sequence ATGTCGAACTACTATCTGCCATTCGGCCTGCCGGTTCCGGTCCCCGAGCACGACGGCCTTTCCAAGCCTTATTGGGACGGCCTGCGCAAGGAAACCATCATGGTGCAACGGAATCCGCGCACCGGTGTCTATCAATTTCCGCCGCAGTGGATTTGCCACGACACCCAGACTTTCGACGTGGAATGGGTTGCCGTGGAACCGAAGGGTGTGATCTATAGCTGGACTCGCGCCGGACATCCGGTGCATCCGGCCCTCAAGGACGCGTGCCCGTATATAGTCGTGGTGGTCGAGCTCCCTCACGCGGGCGGCGTGCGCATGCTGGGCAATCTCTTAGGCGATCCTCGCCAGACCTTCCGGATTGGCACGCCAGTCGAGTCCGTGTTCGAACATCACAACGATTCGGAGCCAAAATTTACGCTCCTGCAATGGCGCGTCTCTGAGCGCTGCTAA